One Triplophysa dalaica isolate WHDGS20190420 chromosome 11, ASM1584641v1, whole genome shotgun sequence genomic window carries:
- the dhx57 gene encoding putative ATP-dependent RNA helicase DHX57, translating into MSGSRRTKPNRGGGRFNKPRGGGRGGGRGGGGGGGGGRKPATGDWDDGDDFSLDLGPKRPFKPSSSRGSGAGRGGPRGRGRAQVPPRKHEEQQMRERFRPEHVQLPLQKIHMTSENKLQVKELLRELQNPEYHATCSGSDYEAGEEEDEEVEEEEEYDELDHREEGQFWVTHDDGVKCAEDYERMEDSEEEKQTKPEPVISLFALGTLCRYGFDRERSRQALEVGTGKECGRGDVGATLELLLTQMFTERFGSSALSPQTSDRPSQEECVALRQEEALALTAIYGERFCERISSRVWTIDLDLVWLEEQRTKISDSANHKERSRSNQMCKFYLKGAGCKFGNRCKFKHQRETESSTSRDTSGPSRPGFNSVDPPVYQLEIRFQPGSFYPFQPPFVAFSTTDESLSGAGRLSVTECLFEQSLIAAHEGEPVVYTLISSLEEDGPVRELMSVTHHKYSSPPPVLAPPTATPARVRSKNVLENIPATHTANRDQSIKTIESTHNRLRQKEDAALLRENIDDEQEEDDDDEDEEKSIPVQNESYVNLRKRMVKKTESKAEQIQQENKKLCREFKKKQSSRRYTSMQEQRQKLPAWLKRKDILECLDKSQVLVISGMTGCGKTTQIPQFILDRFLQTGRPEGVANIICTQPRRISAITVATRVAQERAEALGHSTGYQIRLETVRSSSTRLLFCTTGVLLRMLEGDAELHGVSHVIVDEVHERTEESDFLLLVLKDLIVKRSDLKVILMSATLNAELFSQYFNNCPSIHIPGRTFPVEQFFLEDALAKTRYVIEDGSPYRRSTKKNNPHGQSVRTGKGQSRVEDFDDDGGWSFTNFINKDSVKDSVPDQQLSLPELTVRYSNYSKSVLKTLAAMDLDKINLDLVENLLEWIVDGNHGYPPGAVLVFLPGLSEIKQLYEQLQSNRMFNNRRANRCVVYPLHSSLSNEEQQAVFTRPPEGVTKIIISTNIAETSVTIDDVVYVIDSGRMKEKRYDASRSMESLEEVWESRANALQRKGRAGRVASGVCIHLFTSHRFTQHLSQQQLPEIQRVPLEQLCLRVKVLEVFAERPLDSVFSQLIEPPAGDSLEAAKQRLCALGALTEEETLTPLGWHLACLPVDVRIGKLMLLGAIFRCLDPALTIAASLAFKSPFVSPWDKREEANERKLSFALGNSDHLALLQAYKGWCNATQSGSRAGYQYCRENFLSIRGLQEIACLKRQFAELLSDIGFVKDGLKARVIEKMSSKGTDGILEATGYEANSNSDNTKLMSAMLCAALYPNVVQVRSPQGKYKITSKGAMKMQPKAEELRFMTKNDGAVHIHPSSINYTVRHYDSPYLVYHEKVKTSRVFIRDCSMVCVYPMVLFGGGQVNVELQRGEFTISLDDGWIRFAAASHEVAELVKELRWELDQLLEEKIKNPSMDLISCPRGSRIIHTIVSLISTQ; encoded by the exons ATGAGTGGCAGCAGGAGGACTAAACCCAACCGGGGTGGAGGACGCTTTAATAAACCCAGAGGTGGAGGTAGAGGTGGTGGCAGAGGTGGTGGTGGTGGCGGAGGCGGCGGAAGGAAGCCTGCCACTGGAGACTGGGATGATGGAGATGACTTCAGCCTGGATCTGGGACCGAAGCGGCCatttaaacccagctcatccagAGGTTCAGGAGCTGGCCGTGGAGGTCCTAGAGGGCGAGGAAGAGCTCAAGTGCCTCCCAGAAAACACGAGGAGCAGCagatgagagagagattcagaCCAGAACATGTGCAACTGCCTCTACAGAAGATCCACATGACATCTGAGAACAAGCTACAGGTCAAAGAACTGCTGCGAGAACTTCAAAACCCAGAGTATCACGCAACCTGCAG CGGCTCTGATTATGAAGCAGGGGAGGAAGAAGATGaagaggtggaggaggaggaggagtaTGATGAGCTGGACCATCGTGAGGAAGGTCAGTTCTGGGTTACTCATGATGATGGAGTGAAATGTGCTGAGGATTATGAGCGGATGGAGGACTCGGAAGAGGAGAAGCAGACAAAACCAGAGCCAGTGATCTCCTTGTTTGCTCTGGGCACTCTTTGCAG GTATGGTTTTGACCGCGAACGCAGTAGGCAAGCTTTGGAGGTGGGAACTGGAAAAGAATGTGGGCGTGGTGACGTTGGAGCGACATTAGAGCTCCTCCTCACCCAAATGTTTACAGAACGTTTCGGCTCTAGTGCCCTGAGCCCTCAGACATCTGACCGTCCATCACAGGAGGAGTGTGTAGCTTTGCGACAGGAAGAGGCACTGGCTCTGACCGCCATCTATGGGGAACGCTTCTGTGAGCGCATCAGCAGTCGTGTTTGGACTATTGATCTCGATTTGGTGTGGCTGGAAGAACAGCGGACCAAGATTTCAGACTCCGCCAATCATAAAGAGCGGTCTAGGTCCAATCAGATGTGTAAGTTTTACCTGAAAGGTGCAGGTTGTAAGTTTGGAAACCGGTGCAAGTTTAAGCACCAACGTGAGACTGAATCCAGCACCTCCAGAGATACTTCTGGACCGAGTCGACCGGGATTTAACAGCGTAGATCCTCCTGTGTACCAGCTTGAGATTCGGTTCCAGCCAGGCAGCTTTTACCCCTTTCAACCACCATTTGTTGCCTTCAGTACCACTGATGAATCGCTCTCAGGCGCGGGTCGCCTCAGTGTAACTGAGTGTCTTTTCGAGCAGTCCCTTATTGCGGCTCATGAGGGTGAGCCGGTGGTCTACACCCTCATATCCAGCTTGGAGGAGGATGGACCTGTCAGAGAGCTGATGTCAGTTACTCATCACAAGTACAGTTCTCCACCTCCAGTGCTGGCTCCTCCCACTGCCACTCCAGCGAGGGTCCGCAGTAAGAATGTCTTGGAAAACATCCCTGCGACCCATACGGCAAACAGAGATCAGTCAATCAAGACTATAGAGAGCACACATAACAGATTGAGACAAAAGGAAG aTGCAGCCCTCTTGAGAGAGAATATCGACGATGAGCAAgaagaggatgatgatgatgaagacgaAGAGAAAAGTATCCCGGTGCAAAATGAGAGCTATGTTAACCTGAGGAAGAGGATGGTGAAGAAGACTGAGAGCAAAGCTGAGCAAATACAGCAAGAGAACAAGAAACTCTGCAGGGAGTTTAAGAAGAAACAG TCCTCCAGGCGGTATACATCTATGCAGGAGCAAAGGCAGAAGTTACCGGCATGGCTGAAGAGAAAGGACATTCTGGAGTGTTTGGATAAAAGTCAGGTTCTCGTTATCAGTGGAATGACAGG GTGTGGAAAGACCACTCAGATTCCCCAGTTTATCCTGGATCGTTTCCTCCAGACTGGACGGCCGGAGGGAGTCGCCAACATTATTTGCACTCAGCCACGGCGAATCTCTGCCATCACTGTGGCGACTCGGGTGGCCCAAGAGCGAGCAGAAGCCCTCGGTCACTCTACAGGCTACCAGATCCGTCTGGAGACTGTTAGg tCTTCAAGTACAAGACTGCTGTTCTGCACCACGGGTGTCCTCTTGCGGATGTTAGAAGGTGATGCTGAGCTCCATGGAGTCAGTCATGTGATCGTGGATGAGGTTCACGAGCGAACAGAAGAAAG TGACTTTCTGTTGCTGGTTCTGAAGGATCTGATTGTGAAACGGTCTGATTTGAAAGTCATTCTCATGAGTGCCACGCTGAACGCAGAGCTCTTCTCACAATACTTCAACAACTGCCCCAGCATCCACATACCAG GACGTACGTTTCCAGTCGAGCAGTTCTTTCTTGAAGACGCCCTTGCTAAGACCAG GTATGTCATTGAGGATGGTAGTCCATACCGGCGTTCCACAAAGAAGAACAATCCACACGGTCAAAGTGTCAGGACAGGGAAGGGGCAGAGTCGTGTGGAAGATTTTGATGATGATGGTGGCTGGTCCTTTACCAACTTCATAAATAAAGATTCAGTCAAAGACTCAGTCCCAGACCAACAGCTCAGTCTGCCGGAGCTCACAGTCCGATATTCCA ATTACTCAAAGTCTGTGTTGAAAACGTTGGCTGCCATGGATCTGGACAAAATTAACTtggatctggtggagaatctgcTAGAATGGATTGTAGACGGAAACCATGGCTACCCACCAG GTGCAGTTCTAGTCTTTCTGCCAGGACTGTCTGAAATCAAGCAGTTATATGAACAGCTGCAGTCTAACAGGATGTTTAATAACAGAAGAGCTAACAG GTGTGTTGTTTATCCTCTACACTCATCACTGTCCAATGAGGAGCAGCAGGCGGTCTTTACCCGCCCACCTGAGGGTGTGACCAAAATCATCATCTCCACCAACATTGCTGAAACCTCGGTCACCATTGATGACGTGGTATATGTCATAGACTCAGGCAGGATGAAGGAGAAGAG GTATGATGCCAGTCGCAGTATGGAGAGTCTGGAGGAGGTGTGGGAGTCTCGCGCTAACGCTCTTCAGAGAAAAGGCAGAGCTGGTCGCGTGGCATCGGGCGTCTGCATCCATCTCTTCACGAGTCATCGCTTCACACAACACCTTAGCCAACAGCAGCTTCCTGAGATCCAGAGAGTTCCTCTAGAGCAGCTGTGTCTGAG GGTTAAGGTGCTGGAGGTGTTTGCAGAACGTCCTCTGGACTCAGTCTTCTCTCAGCTTATCGAGCCTCCTGCAGGTGATAGTCTGGAAGCGGCTAAACAGCGTCTGTGTGCTCTCGGAGCTCTGACGGAGGAGGAGACTTTGACGCCGCTCGGATGGCATTTGGCCTGTCTGCCTGTAGATGTCCGCATCGGAAAACTCATGCTTCTGGGAGCCATCTTCCGCTGTCTGGACCCTGCCTTGACCATCGCTGCCAGCCTGGCCTTTAAGAGCCCATTC GTATCTCCCTGGGATAAAAGAGAGGAAGCTAATGAGAGGAAGCTGAGTTTTGCTTTGGGTAACAGTGATCATCTAGCCTTGCTGCAGGCATACAAG GGTTGGTGTAATGCCACACAGAGCGGCTCAAGGGCTGGCTATCAGTACTGCAGAGAGAACTTCCTCTCCATCCGGGGCTTACAG GAAATAGCTTGTCTTAAGAGGCAGTTTGCAGAGCTGCTGTCCGACATCGGCTTTGTGAAGGATGGACTGAAGGCCAGAGTCATTGAGAAAATGAGCTCGAAAGGCACTGATGGTATACTGGAGGCCACAGGATATGAG GCAAACTCGAACTCTGATAACACAAAGCTGATGTCAGCCATGTTGTGTGCAGCCCTGTATCCTAATGTAGTGCAG gTGAGATCTCCTCAGGGGAAGTATAAGATCACTAGTAAGGGCGCTATGAAGATGCAGCCTAAAGCAGAGGAACTGCGTTTTATGACCAAGAATGATGGAGCCGTCCACATACACCCCTCATCCATCAACTAcact GTGAGGCACTATGACAGCCCATACCTAGTGTACCATGAGAAAGTGAAGACCAGTCGAGTGTTCATCCGTGACTGTAGCATGGTGTGCGTATATCCCATGGTGCTGTTCGGTGGGGGTCAGGTCAACGTGGAGCTGCAACGTGGAGAGTTTACCATCTCTCTGGACGACGGCTGGATCAGATTCGCTGCCGCGTCTCATGAG GTGGCAGAGCTGGTGAAAGAGCTGCGCTGGGAGTTGGATCAGCTCTTAGAGGAGAAGATCAAAAACCCCAGCATGGATCTGATCAGCTGCCCTCGAGGGTCCCGCATCATACACACTATTGTTTCACTTATCTCAACACAGTAA